One window of Halorubrum sp. CBA1229 genomic DNA carries:
- a CDS encoding ArdC-like ssDNA-binding domain-containing protein codes for MVTASEPSVSFEETDTRHDEMHSTIEAWIDELVDDVDEAQASEEFQEWLNVQSRFHDYSHRNTLLIKLQCPEATKVAGYNTWRNEFDRYVQEGEQAIWIWAPIITKQCPECENSPSYHEQSDCDYDETPPEEWSKGLVGFKPTAVFDVSQTEGEPLPELETEAAGDADDLVPALLDAATTLDIDVRVVNAAEWEHGDAKGVCKHRNLHECQPVVEAKDRANQADLAVTLIHEYAHALLHFDVDDDTERAKREVEAEAVAYIVGRFLGLDTSGSAFYLAAWENDDAEVIQDRLGRISSTAQEIIGIVAED; via the coding sequence ATGGTTACAGCCAGTGAGCCGTCGGTCTCGTTCGAAGAGACCGACACGCGACACGACGAGATGCACAGTACCATCGAAGCCTGGATCGACGAGCTCGTCGACGACGTTGACGAGGCCCAGGCCAGCGAGGAATTTCAGGAGTGGCTCAACGTCCAGAGTCGCTTCCACGACTACTCCCATCGCAACACGCTGCTCATCAAGCTGCAGTGCCCCGAGGCGACGAAGGTCGCGGGCTACAACACCTGGCGGAACGAGTTCGACCGGTACGTCCAGGAAGGCGAACAGGCGATCTGGATCTGGGCACCCATTATTACGAAGCAGTGCCCCGAGTGCGAGAACTCACCGAGCTACCACGAGCAAAGCGACTGTGACTACGACGAGACACCGCCCGAGGAGTGGTCTAAAGGACTGGTTGGATTCAAACCAACTGCCGTCTTCGATGTGTCTCAAACCGAGGGCGAACCGCTCCCCGAGCTGGAAACCGAGGCAGCTGGAGACGCCGACGACCTGGTGCCAGCACTCCTCGATGCAGCAACTACGCTCGATATAGACGTCCGTGTCGTCAACGCTGCTGAGTGGGAGCATGGCGACGCAAAAGGCGTCTGCAAACACCGGAACCTCCACGAATGCCAACCCGTCGTCGAAGCGAAAGATAGAGCGAATCAGGCCGACCTCGCGGTGACGCTGATTCACGAGTACGCTCACGCGCTACTGCATTTCGACGTCGACGACGACACCGAGAGAGCGAAACGCGAAGTCGAAGCGGAAGCCGTCGCGTACATCGTTGGTCGGTTTCTCGGACTGGACACGAGCGGGTCAGCGTTCTACCTCGCCGCGTGGGAGAACGACGATGCGGAGGTGATCCAGGATCGGCTCGGTCGAATCAGTTCGACCGCCCAGGAGATTATCGGCATAGTTGCCGAGGACTGA
- a CDS encoding helix-turn-helix domain-containing protein, which produces MSTSDHTPSDLESVRERLNVVTQETRFSLLQDILGHPSELPTLKELDYVNPNKSQTTIRQHLQQLVDAGIVMEVLLPEDRRQNDLPYKFYGLSESGRQFLEEHKLLRAQDTLLEIYDRVEKTDDIERYETAPRPER; this is translated from the coding sequence GTTCGGGAGCGGCTCAACGTGGTCACCCAGGAGACGCGGTTCTCGCTCCTCCAGGACATCCTCGGGCATCCGTCGGAACTGCCGACACTGAAGGAACTCGACTACGTCAACCCGAACAAGAGTCAGACGACGATTCGCCAGCACCTCCAGCAGCTCGTCGACGCCGGCATCGTCATGGAGGTGCTCCTGCCCGAGGACCGCCGGCAGAACGACCTGCCGTACAAGTTCTATGGGCTCAGTGAAAGTGGTCGGCAGTTCCTCGAGGAACACAAGCTCCTCCGGGCACAAGACACGCTTCTAGAGATATATGACCGGGTTGAGAAGACGGACGACATCGAACGGTACGAGACTGCCCCGCGACCCGAGCGCTAA